Within the Rosa rugosa chromosome 2, drRosRugo1.1, whole genome shotgun sequence genome, the region tcatgataaagtaatctggagttcacatccaaaatcaattggtaatggatggagtggctcaaacccttataaacccactaGCAATGTCCTATTTTTTCCATGTGAGATGTATATACTCTCAAcaaactaatatatatatatatatatatatatatatatatatatatatatgtgtgtgtgtgtgtgtgtgtgcacgTGCGCCTTCTagtgagagattttttttttaatttggtcTTCTAGTGATATATAAAAGAATGCAGGTAAGTACTTGTTAGCTAGATGCAGTTAATCTTATTTGAACTATCACCTTAGGAGAGAAAAGTAGTTGACAGATTTGAATAGTTTGAATTGTCCACCCCTTGAGCTATGTCTATCCAGCTAGGTGATCATAAACTAGCTAGCCTTACACCTATATTGccaaaaaccaaaataagaTCACTAACCAGCTGGTAAATCTTCGATTTTATACCTTCATGCAAAGATAATGCGATCAGAGTAACTCATAAACACCTCTTTGACCTAGTAGTTGTCAAGTTTTAACCTAGCAAGTACATGAATCTTATTATATGCATGCAGAGGTTTAGATTTTCAAACCTTTTTATCAACCTTGGAACTGTGTCCCTTTATTTTTCTATAACTAtacttcaagaaaaaaaaaaaaattagttgtgTTGGGAGTATGAATCTCATATGAGAAAGTAAAGACTTTGTTTTGAGATTTTAAAAATTTGGGTCAACTTGATCAGttctcaattcattttagttGTAAAGTGACTAAAGTCTGAATTACTTTACAATGAGGTAGCTATCAAAGTACCAAGAAAGTGATGTTTTTTTTGGGACTCGACATTGAGTAGTAGCATATGGCACGAGTATGACACACAAGTAAAAGGACTGTTTGACATTGACTAGCCTCTGCGCGATAACGTTCCAGCTCCAAAAAATATGGCCCCTACTATATATGACTACACACGGAGCGATGAGAGAGATTTTCGATTCTTTCTTCGAACTTACTGTgggcaaaagaaaataaagaagaaaaaaaaaaaactcacagaCCATAGTACCATAtcatcctcctcttcctcacctcaTCAGTTGCTTTCCCCCTGACTATTCTCAGTTAGGGCATACCGGGTCAGGACACGTGGTAGCCTCTCAAGCCATATGATGAGCATCCCCCTGACAGGCTGCTGACACGTGCACTGAGACAACACTCGGTGATGTGGTTAGTCCTCCCTTCAGTCCTTTTGTAGCTGTAAAGGTTTTCCAGGTTGGGTCATCTTGTACGTCCTCCATCTCATATGATCGTTACGACGACACTCGAATCCATCGACCGCATTCCTTCTGTATAATAGATCTCCCTCTTAACCTCTTTGCTGTCCTTGTCTTTCTGTTTGACTGTTTGAACTTCTTATTGTTTATATGGACCGTCTATATGGTGGCTTTCTTTCTCTGAATTCGGTCCCCACTGTGAGAACTGGACCAGCGGTTCTACAAAGCAAGAACGACCCCAGTACTCGTCACCCATTGATTTTACACGTAAAATTCGTATTATTGAGACGTCAGTACCTCACCAAATTTTTGATGATAATAATCGGACAATGATCGAAGTACTGCTGATATTACTGTACTGACAATTTGATTTCAAAAGGATCTTATGTTTAGGGTGTCGGATTGAGAATTACGGCTTAGAGTTTTATTATAATGTTATCAATAAAACAATACAAAGTGCAAAAACTTAATATTTTTGGGCAGTTTGGCCGTAAATCTTCTTTAAGCGGATTTCTCGTACGTGCATTTTTGAAAGGTATGTGATGCTGCAATTATCAAGGAGAGTCTTAGAAGAATCCAACAAGTTTATGGCAAGATAAATTCATCAAATTATCTTTTGGATAATAGACATCCTTATGCACTTTCTCTCGCATGCTTGTCACCTAgactttggtgacccaaaaccacTTCAACACTTTCATTTTCATGCTTCTCATGCACAATAAAGAGAACTAGCTACTCCCCTTTTCTCCCTTAGTCATATTTTTCAACTCTACTCTCTTTAATTgctcatcattacttccctctttttGGTCCATCTCTTCCACACcatttttccttatttttaggatctattaccaTTTTCAtgctccacctccatgcttcttacaatgctTGAGCTGCTATCCTGGCTCCTCATCATCATTTTCACACCTCTATCTTCCATCTATTTAAGCATCTCTTCTCACAAGAAAGAGGCGCCACCTATTACATCTcttttctttctccatctccaccacaaaACCTCTATTTTCACCTCTCaaaaaaatccaaacccatactCCCTttactactccatctcctccatcaccaccaccacaattaccatcttccaccaccataaacACCATCACCACTACTACTACTCCATCAATACTACTTAACGTTAGCCAAAGCAGCATCATATCTTTatcaccattccattcatcCACCAACATCAAGAAGTCCATCattcatccattccaccatcaaggaggatcCAAGGAGCAATCAAGGAGAACAAGGAGGAGCTAGCCATTAATTTGTCAAGTTTCAACTAGTTCATTATTTCCTTAACTCCTTAAATTTACCTTGATgtactttatagatttgatgctaatttgtatgattatgagtgagtagttactttgttggggctagggttgaatgccctagccaaacttgtatgaattgatgttttaatttacatttgatgctatttgtgattttcattttcatatgctaattcaaaaagtgaatgcattcattcaaacttaattactttgaatgtgttgtgtttgtcatctcatgaaaaaatgtttagggagtagttaaccttgagcattgatagcatcctctatgtgcatgtgaaagttgtgagttaaaatcatctagatctaggattggtttgcttgcatgattatttAAACTCAAAGCTtaatgcatctaggaacaatgaattgagacttaaccggtaataggatttattcttaggtagttaattctagactggttggaattgataacattaaaggagtttaagcttttgtagtcttatccagatgaaaagagggtaattggggaAATTAGAgtagcatcacttgtatttgaacttcaatacttgcaagggaggtcagtggtagacaatccaacccctaacttcatcaattatattactagtttagtttagagtagtttactactttactttacatttgagcatttattttaatttggttcaccactcactactagaattatgttaaTAGACATCACATaatttaaatcggtcagacttgcacacgatgtaaaaaagtaatctaacatcgttttagaAAAATACCAATTTAAATGTGTATCATTAACATcggttcttaaaatgaccggtgttagaacttttgtttttaaatttgcgggaacctaatTTTCGTAAAAGCGCTAAGTGTTTAAGTGAATTGAAGGAAGCGGGTACTAAAACttaaaactttcacacttagaaaaaaagaCCGCTCGACCCCAAAACAGAAACATAAACCCTAAGCTCAGTCTCGACCTCCATTATGAACCCAGACtcgagctcctcctcctcctcctcactcAAACTCACCGCCATTGTTACCCTCATCGCCTCCTTCATCTACCTCCTTGGCTTCTTTGGCATCTACTTCGTCTAGTCCTTCATCTCATGCGTCTCCCACTACGACGATGACGTCTTCATCGACTCCCGCTGCTGCATGCCCTCCCCAATGTCGTTGACGCCGACCTAGCATTGTGCTCCGAGGAGGATGAGGACATCATCCAAGCAGTTTTAaactgaaggaatggatggatttcaaaactttttaattagtgcggaattagtttaacaattaaactactaactaaacataaaatccattcctttaacccatgatcttggcttattgtgatatgtatataaacaaagcatgcatagtaaggaagaacaaagagggagtttatgttctactcaccattggagcgtgattttaatccgatccaagtgaaccaccaaagttcctctccttgatctctccttgtgtgtgtttcctccaccatgaagcaccttgaattaagaactcattcttgtactccttcttgtgcttgtaatattctccttgatgtaacaagtagagccacaaaaggatatggcctctaaggatcttcactaagtgaatcaagagatgaagaaagatgaaagaaaagaagaaattatgcaagtgttcttctttcctttaatttctgaaaaatggaccaagagagaactctctttctctctctctctctcaaatctcaaatctgaaaataatagtgtggagacactcttatttctttgtccatgctttcacttttatataataggaaataactccaattactaaaagaaaatattgactttcataaagccaatattttggctggtccatacatgttattgggcactaaaaatgtgtattgggctttcatttaaatctcatttagtgaagcccaagtccacaccaaaaacccgacaatcgtttaggcccaataggttcggttttacccgaaaatcctaattatgttcaaataataaatctaattaattatttgctcataaccaactcttgtttaatcttcttcatatacaatctcaaggatccacttatatggtgtgcgatctcttaggttctaattaacaaggcagtgaagtttatagaaaccattctattttgtttacgaatcaaaaactccatttttgattctcccttgttattaggataataaatgtttattaatcctcggggacttcacaagtcatgagtgacgtcttgcaacatatcatgactaccctagttaatgtagaatgacaaagaacctattcaattggaattacaatacaatacggtccttctctaacacgatgttctaaatcacatcatcggggtatggaattgatatgtcaatcccctaatgtgattttcattcttatgtgattcttagaatgtgattaaaaactcctttttaaatctcattcaatgctttggccaaagactcattgaatcacatctttgaacatacaccttatttacttaaggatagagattccttgttgtacactcacatgtctccataaccgaattgattataccaatgaatgcatctattatatccattaagggacacaatattattgcatcatcaagagataatccattcactcataagacaactatggtgtctcaggtcaaatgactaatttgtattattgcaatttagagttcaagtttgacatgtaagtaagactccatacaagaactctaatgatcgcgttcagtgtactctttaagttaagagcacccacatacttgtattagtgtctctacacaaatgacaagagacatatcatcctccatattgagcatacattgtatgtgctagtctttccggattatcaatgtccaagtgataatcctatgactaggaaccttttaggataagagtgtgaaagagtaaaggtctcacacatctaactctttagattactttctctttaactcatattccttggaccttgttcaatcaaatattaaatataagcaatgaacaataaacttgcccttttgattaataataattacaataataattacatcaaaatgattgttttaggacacaattccttcaatctcccacttgtactaaacccaatcagccatgaaacgtacacccatcttctcaagatgttgttctagctttgcttgtgataaaggcttagtgaatggatctgatatgttatcaacagatgctactttgagaatgttaacgtctccacgattaacaatctcccttatgatatggaaacgtctttcgatgtgtttggatttttgatgagaccttggttccttggcttgagcaattgccccattgttgtcacagtaaagtggaatcggtgactcaatggtaggaaccaCACCAAGTTCAGtgttgaactttttcatccaaactgtttcctttgcagcctctgcagctgcaatatattctgcctcagtagtggaatctgcagtaacactttacttgcagcttctccaacttactgcacctccattcaaggtgaagacaaaccctgatgtggattttctgtcattcacatcagattgaaaatctgagtctgtgtatgcttccacttgcaactctgattgcaaatcaccacctctataaacgaggaataaatctttagtccttctcaagtacttaaggatattcttaacagcattccagtgttctaaacctggattggactgatatcgactagttatgcttacgccataactgatatcaggtcttgtgcatagcatcgcatacatgaggctccctattacagatgcatatgggatcttgctcatcttttgcacttcctcaatcgtttgtgggcacattttcttagaaaggtgaatgccatgtctgacaggcagaaaacccttcctagattgttccatgtgaaatctattcagcactttgtctatgtacaagaattgagataatccaattaatctttttgatctatctctatagatctttattcctaatacataggcagcttctccaagattcttcataaggaaggtcttggacaaccaaactttaattgaagataacattcctacatcatgtttggacccaaaatgaaattggagccaaacacatcattcccaaagagtaggatgtcatttacataaagtacaaggaacacaacagcactcccactgaccttcttgtaaacacaaggttcatccatgttttgtgtgaaaccaaaagactTGACTGtatcatcaaaacggatgttccaactccttgaagcttgcttatatccgaatagatttaaccatggcaacaggagagaacacatcttcatagtcaatgccctctctttgcttatagccctttgccaccaacctagctttgtaggtttctattttaccatctaagcctatctttttcttgaagacccatttgtttccaattggtctaataccaggtggagggtcaacgagagtccagacttgattggtatacatagagtcaatctcggattccatggcttcttgccatttctttgagtcaacgtttgacattgcttcattataactagaaggatcatgcaggttttcattgtcaccaaggagatttaactccccaaggctttcatgacacaaaccatacctcttgggaggtatccggatcctactagatattcttggagtttgtgttatagttggttcaggaagttgttcaacgggaaatgcagtgttagtttgtggcttgttggacacttccttgagttctaccatttgctcaacatttccatcaaggacgtagtccctttcaaggaaagtggcattcctgctaacaaacacattttgttcttcaggttgatagaaataatatcctaaactatctttaggatatcccacaaataaacacttgcttgatctagcttcaagcttgcctgcttctagtcttttgacataagctggacaaccccaaatcttaatatgattgagacttggtttcttcccatgccacatctcatatggtgtaagagggacggatttggaaggcactctattcaacaaataaattgttgtttgaagtgcatatccccaaaaggatataggtaaatcagtatagctcatcatggaacgaaccatgtccaacaaagttcgatttctcctttcagagacaccattgagttgtggtgttccaggaggagctagtgaagaaacaatgccttcttgtttgagataatcaataaattcattgcttaagtattcgcctcctcgatcagatcttagagccttaatacttctgtcggtctgtttctcaacttcattcttaaattctttgaacttttcaaaggcttcagatttgtgcttcataaggtatatataaccaaaccgagagtagtcatcggtaaatgttatgaagtatgagaatccacctttactaatagtggacatgggaccacatacatcggtatgtattaggcctaggagttctttaactcttgttctttgtccaccataatgtgacttggtcatttttccttttagacaagactcacaagtaggcataggatcagatcctaatgactctaagtatccatttttggataatttgtgaattctatcttggctaatatgaccaagtttaaggtgccacatcttaatggggttaaccgtttctcgagttctcttagatcccaaagcattttccttcatacagttaatactaccatctaaagctagatgaaagagaccatcaataatattagcatgacatatcatgcgttcattaatagatacaaaaccacttagtttatcaaaaactactctataaccatccttcaaaagcatggagatggagataaggttctttatacatataggaagataaagacaattatttaactccaatgtatctcctgatggtaacttcaaaatataagtccccacggctttggcatcaactcttgtgccatttcctacacgtagggaaatttctccagctttaagcttccttgctcccactaggtcctgcaacgaagtgcaaacatggtgggatgcacctgaatcaattatccaagtggaagtattattaactgtaaatattgattcaatcacattgatcataccttctgttgaagacttgttcttcaaggatgcaagataagctttgcaattcctcttccagtgcccatctttgttgcaaaagaaacaaatacgttttggttccttttgttccttcttcttcttcttttggactactcccttaggctttatcacttgtttcttcttccctttgcctttacatttggacttactggatgaagaagaagcgataatagccgcactcccactctctttcttaatttgcttctcagctgttaccagcatattgagaagatcagaaagagtatgatccatttgttgcatattatagttcattatgaactgagaaaatgaatcatctagggaggaaagaagaagatcttgagctagctccacatcaagtgcaaatccaatgtcttgaatttgctcaataaggcctatcatttttagaccatgttgatgaaCAGGTGCACCCATGatcacatgctttgtcttaacaagctcattgactactgtgaagcgcacatttctatttctctcaccaaacaattcagtgagatgaagtaatatagaactggcgctatccatattctcatgttgcttctgaagttgtgagttcatggatgcaagcataacacatttagcttgcgtgtcatcatccttatgcttttgataagcaacacgttgctcatcggttgtatcttgagccaatggagtgtgaggaggtgcattttgtaagacataagcgatcttatcgaatgtcaatacaattttcaaattgcggagccagtcattgaagtttgggccctcaagacgattttcattgagaattttggtgataggatgtcctgagatattgcagtctacataacataaaataaaagaagtgagattgattttaaaaccaagtgactcgggtcttaagaatcaaatgacaccctctcactattttaacaaattccaaatccctcaaaggaattcgagagtataaattaaaactcttagtgagtatggaagactcattttcattaagccaaccgcatcataatagaactataagtcaacttaatttccatgagaggatactcttatccaatcacatcaaatgtgaatatccataactttggcctctaaagtaattaagtctcaccataataggatattgataaattactctagttaagctatacccaacatctcatgtaagtatagagatcaaaaattaaatctcatcataatagaatattgaccaagatttgtccctaccttacaacatcaaatgttgaataacctctctttaatgctcctagcaagaaatacctccgttcggaatgatattcacatgcaagaacatctactaggagattacaatgttggaaggccacaaataagcattcataatgacttcttcgtttttcaacttaatatcactttgagggaattttaaggtctcatctttaataatcttattaataacaatcacattgcatttgctttgatcctattgcaatcacacattcattatacttgatctataataaaatactcccactaattgttttcagaaaaacaatttgatttcatcaaaaacatttttcaaatggaatcatgggaaatataaaattacttaatcaagtgcaatgaacatacaattataataggtcacataggatgattatggacttgttgtttgatccaacatgagccaatatgttggatcaaggtcatgtttgggtggttgattttaattacgcgtaacgattacgaaaattaaataactaagctaagctattacactttgcacttgaacttcttTCAAGGCtagatgacttcaaacttcttctttgaatcatcctcatgtgcctccatcttcgattacaagagtggataaggggcatacaaactcccatttaaatttaatcaaacttgaataaattaaataagctacttagttacacaaccaaatgaattaactaaattaattacataacccaatcgaattaactactttaattacataaccacattcattcaaaatgaatagtcggccaatctcatgctcaattatattaggccatagtccataatcatcctttaattaaccaagattaataaggttaattaaacaagcataattaacttattcaaaataaattaaccactaaataactttaatttaatgcaagtaaattaattgagtgatttaggggatgatgtcttacatcatgcaacactaacttttggtgagtaatttaggggatgatgtctcacatcacttttgatgagtgatttaggggatgatgtcttacatcatgcaacaccaacttttggtgagtaatttaggggatgatgtctctcatcatgcatcaccaacttttggtgagtgatttagggagacatgtcttttatctcattccaacttttggtgagtaatttagagaaactaatagtaaagatgactaactctaccaaccttttggtgagggaaacatggaaatgattttatgtcatcattaactattaggtaaatttgaattcatgaatttatggatcaaaagtgaaaaacaaacaccatgaaaaattagctagttcataactagattagacatgttccaaagctggaaataaaatttcagctttgtgttcttccattgaacacttgtttacttcatctttgaagccaaaaatcatgcataccctaaagcatatataatctaacatgtttctaagattaacaccttaattaagaaacatatagaaccccttaatacattcttatatgcatcaaagtttcataaaacttaaaccacttcttacatgtaatttctagaaacttttcttgctatcataaaatctaccttgcatcacatgcttcataacttttatgataaagcaaattttatgatctaaattacatattactctaagcttaagaaaatcacatcaaccaacatacttagccatgtttataacataccaaaattaagccaatgcctctgataccaattgaaggaatggatggatttcaaaactttttaattagtgcggaattagtttaacaattaaactactaactaaacataaaatccattcctttaacccatgatcttggcttattgtgatatgtatataaacaaagcatgcatagtaaggaagaacaaagagggagtttatgttttactcacccttggagcgtgattttaatccgatccaagtgaaccaccaaagttcctctccttaatctctccttgtgtgtgtttcctccaccttgaagcaccttgaattaagaactcattcttgtactccttcttgtgcttgtaatattctccttgatgtaacaagtagagccacaaaaggatatggcctctaaggatcttcaccaagtgaatcaagagatgaagaaagatgaaagaaaagaagaaattatgcaagtgttcttctttcctttaatttctgaaaaatggaccaagagagaactctctttctctctctctctctcaaatctcaaatctgaaaataatagtgtggagacactcttatttctttgtccatgctttcacttttatataataggaaataactccaattactaaaagaaaatattgactttcataaagccaatattttggctggtccatacatgttattgggcactaaaaatgtgtattgggctttcatttaaatctcatttagtgaagcccaagtccacaccaaaaacccgacaatcgtttaggcccaataggttcggttttacccgaaaatcctaattatgttcaaataataaatctaattaattatttgctcataaccaactcttgtttaatcttcttcatatacaatctcaaggatccacttatatggtgtgcgatctcttaggttctaattaacaaggcagtgaagtttatagaaaccattctattttatttacgaatcaaaaactccatttttgattctcccttgttattaggataataaatgtttattaatcctcggggacttcacaagtcatgagtgacgtcttgcaacatatcatgactaccctagttaatgtagaatgacaaagaacctattcaattggaattacaatacaatacggtccttctctaacacgatgttctaaatcacatcatcggggtatggaattgatatgtcaatcccctaatgtgattttcattcttatgtgattcttagaatgtgattaaaaactcctttttaaatctcattcaatgctttggccaaagactcattgaatcacatctttgaacatacaccttatttacttaaggatagagattccttgttgtacactcacatgtctctatgaccgaattgattataccaatgaatgcatctattatatccattaagggacacaatattattgcatcatcaaga harbors:
- the LOC133729259 gene encoding uncharacterized protein LOC133729259, with translation MNYNMQQMDHTLSDLLNMLVTAEKQIKKESGSAAIIASSSSSKSKCKGKGKKKQVIKPKGVVQKKKKKEQKEPKRICFFCNKDGHWKRNCKAYLASLKNKSSTEGPSGSKEA